In Tachypleus tridentatus isolate NWPU-2018 chromosome 7, ASM421037v1, whole genome shotgun sequence, a genomic segment contains:
- the mRpL18 gene encoding mitochondrial ribosomal protein L18: MVFCYGYLSGRTILLLESFGNRFSFVGSWKHVLPLGKGINNRAARCSQLSAHTGTQIPVEKLSDNDEFSLEFINKNPRNLEQMFLAKKPQGFALEWPSGTYWHKVLLERSNRHTTAKVIHNTGKVVVSVSTREWNIKKQLYSTTDVSATENVARVLVQRCLESGITFVHKELKLQEENNMSLQVFFKILEEGGLILQEPEPIRERCYTDL, encoded by the exons atggtgtTTTGTTACGGATATTTGAGTGGAAGAACAATTTTGTTGTTAGAAAGTTTTGGAAACAGATTTTCATTCGTTGGGTCTTGGAAGCATGTTTTACCCTTAGGGAAAG GAATAAATAATAGAGCAGCCAGGTGTTCTCAGCTATCAGCACATACTGGTACTCAAATACCAGTAGAGAAACTGAGTGACAATGATGAATTTAGCTTagaatttattaacaaaaaccCTCGTAACCTAGAACAGATGTTCTTGGCCAAAAAGCCTCAGGGATTTGCTTTAGAATGGCCCTCAGGAACCTACTGGCACAA AGTTCTTCTAGAGAGATCTAATCGTCACACGACTGCTAAGGTGATACACAATACTGGCAAAGTTGTGGTATCAGTTTCAACCAGAGaatggaatataaaaaaacaactttacag CACAACTGATGTCAGTGCTACAGAAAATGTTGCACGGGTATTAGTACAGAGGTGTTTAGAAAGTGGAATCACATTTGTTCACAAAGAATTGAAACTCCAGGAAGAAAATAATATGAGT CTCCAGGTATTCTTCAAGATTTTAGAAGAAGGTGGTTTAATACTGCAGGAACCAGAACCAATACGTGAAAGATGTTATACTGACCTTTAG